DNA from Thermodesulfovibrionales bacterium:
CCGCCGTAGGGTGAAGGTTGCCACAGGAGCGATCTTCTGAAGAGGCTCATCATTCTCGGTGACAAAGGTGGTGCGCAGTGCTTCGTGACGCCTCAGGATCTCGCCAAAACTCCGCTCAAGGGCAGTTACGTTGAGCTGCCCAGTAAGCCGTATCGTGGAAAAGATATTATATGCCGCGATGCCAGGCTCCAACTGATCGAGAAACCATAAACGCTGCTGGGCAAAGGAAAGCATGCATGGATCGGCCGTTCCTCTCCTGCAAATGAGCTGTCTTTTCAGAGAAGGAGCATTCCTTTTTTTCAGAAAGTGCTGCTCAAACAGTGCCCGCTTCTCTGGCGACAGCCTTGCGATGCGTTCATTGAGATCATTCATGCCAGCTCTCCTCAGTCACGCCAGATGCCTGGTACTGGGCGTGTGCCTCTAATTCAGCGAGAATGCGGGTGACTTCTTCAGGATCTGCATTCTCGGCTTGACCCTGGGTAATCCTCATAGCCAATCCGGCAGGTGTCGGCGAGTCAAAGAGGAACCGTAGCGGGACATCCACCTGGAGAGCCTTTCTCAGGCGTGACACGACCTGGCTTGCCAACAGGGAATGACCGCCTACCGCGAAAAAGTTGTCATGGATGCCGACCTTCTTGAGCCCCATGACTTCACACCAGATGCCCGCAACCAGCTCCTCAATCGGGGTGCGTGGTCCCTGATAAGCATTCTCAGGATCCGACTTCTCCAGCTCGGGTTCCGGCAATGCCTTCCGGTCAATTTTCCCATTAGGCGTTAAGGGCAGCATGTCGAGGATTATGAATGCGTCCGGTATCATCGTATCGGGCAATCTCTTTTTCAGAAAGTCCCGCAGTTCACCATGGGCGGGTCTCTCACCTTGTTTTGGTACGATATAAGCTGCAAGGCGATTTCCCCCTGTACTGTCTTCCCATGCATGAACGACCGTCTCTCTCACACAGTCCAGTTCGAGAAGGGTTGCCTCAACCTCTGCCGCTTCTATCCGAAAGCCTCTTATTTTGATCTGAAAATCCATTCTCCCCAGGAGTTCGATGCATCCGTCCGAATTCCTTTGTCCGAGGTCTCCGGTACGATAGATTCTCATGTTCTCTCCCGAGGGGTCGGGGAGAAATGCCTTCTCGGTCAGAGAAGAGTTTTGCCAATACCCAGGAGAAAGATAGCGGCTCCTCACCGCGACTTCGCCGGGCATTCCGACTCCAACCTCTTTGCCCATCTCATCAAGGAGCAATATCTCCATATTTTCGACAGGGTAGCCCACTGGAACGACTTCAGTCTGGATTGCAGACCCATTGTCGATCAGAAGCTGAGTAACATGGGCGGTCTCCGAAGTCCCCAGGCCCGTGCATATGATACAATCCGACGGAAAATGTTTCCTGCACAATTCAATGTCCTTCGCAAGAACCCTCTCTCCCCCGAAACGAATCAGCCGCAGCTTCGGAAACCTCTCATGCCCTCGCAAGGTCATGGTGAAATAACGGAAGATTGTTGGTACGGAATGATATATTGTGACCTCTTCCTCGATAAGGAGGCCGGCGAGACCGTCCAGCCCCTCTCGCCCGACGTTCCATGGATAGAGGGATGCGCCATTGAGCAGCGCACCGAATACGCCTCTCACTGAGCCGTGAACGCTGCAAGAGTAGAGAAGCGTCATCCTGTCCGCAGAGCTGATGGCCAGGGTATTCGTGTAATGTCGAACGTCATGGAGTATATTGCGATGCGTCTG
Protein-coding regions in this window:
- a CDS encoding condensation domain-containing protein; amino-acid sequence: MNDLNERIARLSPEKRALFEQHFLKKRNAPSLKRQLICRRGTADPCMLSFAQQRLWFLDQLEPGIAAYNIFSTIRLTGQLNVTALERSFGEILRRHEALRTTFVTENDEPLQKIAPVATFTLRR
- a CDS encoding non-ribosomal peptide synthetase, which gives rise to MTELNECMNGLSPAKHTMQSHGMGGIGVRPASTFIKFASEEIDQSIARRFEQQARNYPHRVAVKSDGRPVTYEELNKLANRIARAILSERGEREEPIALLIEQGAVLVAAILGVLKTGKIYVPLDPSYPSARASHILADSETEFIVTNSRNLPLAKALDQKGLPCINIDEVDISVSPENLALSVSPDAYANILYTSGSTGLPKGVVQTHRNILHDVRHYTNTLAISSADRMTLLYSCSVHGSVRGVFGALLNGASLYPWNVGREGLDGLAGLLIEEEVTIYHSVPTIFRYFTMTLRGHERFPKLRLIRFGGERVLAKDIELCRKHFPSDCIICTGLGTSETAHVTQLLIDNGSAIQTEVVPVGYPVENMEILLLDEMGKEVGVGMPGEVAVRSRYLSPGYWQNSSLTEKAFLPDPSGENMRIYRTGDLGQRNSDGCIELLGRMDFQIKIRGFRIEAAEVEATLLELDCVRETVVHAWEDSTGGNRLAAYIVPKQGERPAHGELRDFLKKRLPDTMIPDAFIILDMLPLTPNGKIDRKALPEPELEKSDPENAYQGPRTPIEELVAGIWCEVMGLKKVGIHDNFFAVGGHSLLASQVVSRLRKALQVDVPLRFLFDSPTPAGLAMRITQGQAENADPEEVTRILAELEAHAQYQASGVTEESWHE